The DNA window CCCTCGGCGACCATGGCGCGGCAGTGGCTCAGTCCCATACCGCGCGCAGCGCCGCTGACGAGCGCAACTCGTCCACTCAACCGATTCATCTTCGGTCTCCTTCGTGGGCGAGCACGCACCGTGTGCCGCTGTAGATCGTCGGCATGCACCGGTTGCAGTGAATGCATAGGGACGTGGAGCTCTCGTCGTTCTCCATGCGGTTGATCAGATCGGGTTCGCGAAGGAGTGCGCGTGCCATGGCGACGAATTCGAAGCCCTCGGCCATAGCCAGGTCCATCGTTGCCCGTGTAGAGATGCCGCCCAGCAGTATGAGAGGAAGTTTCACGACGCTGCGGAACTGTCGAGCCTGATCGAGGAGATACGCCTCGCGGTACGGGTAGCTGCGCAGAAACTTGCTGCCGACCAGACGAATTCCGGCACGTTGCGGCTGCGGGTACGACGCTGCGAAATCGCGTAGCGGCGCGTCCCCACGGAAAAGGTACATCGGATTCTTCAGCGAACTGCCCGCGGTGAGTTCGAGTGCATCGAGCGAACCGTCGGCCTCGAGCCACTGCGCGACCGTTAGGCTCTCGTCGAGCCAGAACCCGCCGGGTACACCGTCGTCCATGTTGAGCTTCGCCGTCACCGCGATCTCGGCGCCGACCTCCGCTCGGACGGCCGACGCCACAGCGCGCGCGACGCGAGCACGATTGTCGAGGCTTCCGCCGAATTGGTCGGATCGCCGGTTCAGGGCCGGGCTGAGAAATGCACTGACGAAATAGTTGTGGCCGAAATGCAATTCGACGGCATCGAACCCTGCTGTGACAGCGATGCGGGCAGCCTTCGCATGATCGGCGACGATGCGATCGATGTCGGACTTCGTGGCAGATCTCGTCAAACGGAGGCTCAACGGGCTGATCTGCCACGTTGGTGCCAGCGCGGTGGCACGGTTGGATTTCGAGTTCGCGACGGGCCCCGCATGCCCGATTTGGGCTGAAATTGCGGCACCTTCGGAGTGCACACCGTCGGTCAGACGGACCAGTCCCAGCACTGCTTCCTCACGCATCCACATCTGGTGGCGATCGGTTCTGCCCTCGGGTGAGGATGCGCAGTAGGCAACGGTGGTCATGCCGACTCCGCCAGCGGCGAAGGCTCGGTGGAAGTCGATCAGCTCCTCGGTGACGAGAGCGTTCGGTGTCCGGCCCTCGAATGTTGCCGCCTTGACGACGCGATTGCGCAGGGTGATCGGGCCGATGGCTGCGGGTTCGAAGATCTTCATGGCATCACTCTGTCGAGGAACGGGTTTCGGAAGATCCTGTGTGGATCGTAGGCGTCGAGTGCTTCGGATGCAGTGTCCCACTCGCTGTACCGGGAGGGGAGGGTATCGGTGAGAAATTGCACGTCGGCATGAGAGCGTTCGTCCGTGAAAGCCCAGCCCTTGGAATACTCCGGCCGTATCGTCCAGCGTGACCCTGAATAGTGTTGGTGCATCCACTGTTCCATTTCTCGAAAGAATGTGTGCATTCCTGGTGTGCCAGGGATGGAGACGACGTTCATCCAGATCGCTGTGTCCCATTCCGGGTGCTCGATCGCGGGGGACAGTGCAGATATGGACGGCGGCCCGGCGCTGTCGACATCGATGACGTCGTCCAGACCGCACAGTCTTACCTCGAACGGACCGTTGACCGGATACCGGCCAAGCGAGCTGTAGTGCTGAAGGCGTTCGAAGAGCCAGTTCGTCATGTCGTTGATGACCGCGGCAACGTCGGAGCGGCGGGCGAGCACGACACCACCGCCCGCGGTGACACGCAGCGTGTCTGCGCGCAGATAGAACCGGACGTTCTTCGACGTGCCCCAGATGTCGGCGGTACCGGTGAGCGCGAGCCCGGCCGTGACGGCACCCAGCTGCGATGCGGAGAAGGCCGGAGTCGACGCCCCGAGATACGGTGCAACGGAACCGAGTCCGTCCGTGAGTGGCTCGGGAAGCATGTCGGAGAAGGCGTAGTTGTAGGGCCCGGTGACCTCCCCTCGAGTCGATAGGGCGCTCCGGTTCGTCGGTCCACACCTTTTCCCATGGTGAGTCGGTGAACGGGAACCAGGTCGCTTCGACGCTTCCCGACGCGGCGAGGAACTTCTCGAAGGTCCGGCCCGCGGCAGCTGAGGGCGCGAATAGTTCTTGCCACCCGATATCGAGGATGCTCTGACATCGCACATGCCGATCGGCGCCGGCCTGAAGCGTCACGGAGGTGATGAACGTTCGTCCGAGGTGGGTGAGAAGTGGAAGGATGCCAGGGTCGGAGCGCGCGAAGGTTCGAGCGGTGTATTCGCCGGAGGACTCGTCCCAGACGATGGCAGTGAGC is part of the Rhodococcus sovatensis genome and encodes:
- a CDS encoding NADH:flavin oxidoreductase is translated as MKIFEPAAIGPITLRNRVVKAATFEGRTPNALVTEELIDFHRAFAAGGVGMTTVAYCASSPEGRTDRHQMWMREEAVLGLVRLTDGVHSEGAAISAQIGHAGPVANSKSNRATALAPTWQISPLSLRLTRSATKSDIDRIVADHAKAARIAVTAGFDAVELHFGHNYFVSAFLSPALNRRSDQFGGSLDNRARVARAVASAVRAEVGAEIAVTAKLNMDDGVPGGFWLDESLTVAQWLEADGSLDALELTAGSSLKNPMYLFRGDAPLRDFAASYPQPQRAGIRLVGSKFLRSYPYREAYLLDQARQFRSVVKLPLILLGGISTRATMDLAMAEGFEFVAMARALLREPDLINRMENDESSTSLCIHCNRCMPTIYSGTRCVLAHEGDRR